A section of the Solitalea canadensis DSM 3403 genome encodes:
- a CDS encoding 16S rRNA (uracil(1498)-N(3))-methyltransferase, translating into MHLFYTPDISADYYQLNEEESKHCVRVLRLNNGDIVYLIDGVGGFYKTEITDAHPKRCTLHVLEKQSDFGKRNFYLHIAIAPTKNIERIEWFLEKATEIGIDEITPIICQRSERKEIKTDRLNKIIVSAIKQSLKAFKPKLNVSTDFKQFIVQSKLKSKYIAHCLENDRQSLRQSYKANEEVLLLIGPEGDFTPAEIELALQNGFVPVTLGESRLRTETAGVVACTQLNFINEI; encoded by the coding sequence ATGCATCTCTTTTATACTCCGGATATTTCAGCCGATTATTATCAACTGAATGAAGAAGAAAGTAAGCATTGTGTTCGTGTGTTGCGATTGAACAATGGGGATATTGTTTATTTGATTGACGGTGTAGGAGGATTCTATAAAACCGAAATTACTGATGCCCATCCTAAAAGATGTACACTTCATGTGTTAGAGAAGCAATCTGATTTCGGCAAGCGAAATTTTTACCTGCATATTGCTATTGCGCCGACCAAAAATATAGAGCGGATCGAATGGTTTTTGGAGAAGGCAACCGAAATCGGAATCGATGAGATTACCCCAATTATTTGCCAGCGTTCCGAAAGAAAAGAGATAAAAACAGATAGGTTGAATAAAATTATTGTGTCTGCAATCAAACAAAGCTTAAAAGCCTTTAAGCCGAAATTAAATGTAAGTACGGATTTTAAACAATTTATAGTTCAATCAAAACTAAAAAGCAAATATATTGCCCATTGCTTAGAAAATGATCGCCAGTCACTTAGACAATCGTATAAGGCAAATGAGGAAGTTTTACTCCTGATTGGGCCAGAGGGAGATTTTACACCAGCTGAAATTGAATTAGCTTTGCAAAACGGATTTGTACCTGTAACTTTAGGAGAAAGCAGGTTGCGTACAGAAACTGCGGGAGTGG